GCGCAGGCGGCGGAGCACCGCCGATACGCGCGCGACCAGTTCGCGCGGGCTGAACGGCTTGGTGACATAATCGTCGGCGCCCGTTTCGAGGCCGCGGATACGGTCCTCTTCCTCGCCGCGCGCGGTGAGCATGATGATCGGGACGTTCGCCGATTTCGGGTTGCGGCGCAGGCGCCGGCAAACCTCGATGCCCGGCAGGCTCTCGATCATCCAGTCGAGCAGGACGATGTCGGGCACGCGTTCCTCGACCAGGACGAGCGCCTGCTCGCCATCGGGAGTCTGGCGGACCGAAAAGCCTTCGCGGGCGAAATGCCAGACGATGAGCTCGGCAATCGCCTCGTCATCTTCGATCAGCAGCAAATCGGGCTGTGGCATCAGCCTTGCTCCTGCTCCGCTGACGCGGCGCCTTCCGGAGTCTCGCCGCGTTCGCGTTCCTCCATATGGTCGCCGGTGACGACATAATAGACCATCTCGGCGATGTTCGTCGCATGGTCGCCCATGCGCTCGAGGTTCTTGGCGACGAACAGCAGATGCGCGCTTTCCGAGATATATTTCGGATTTTCCATCATGAAGGTGACGAGCGTGCGGAAGATGCTGTTGTAGAAATCGTCGACATTCTTGTCGCGGACGGTGACGCGCACCGCGAGTTCGGCGTCGCGCGCCGCGAAGCTGTCGAGCGCGTCGTGGATCAACTCGACGACGATGTTCGACATCGACATCAGCAGCGGGATCGCCTCGATCGAGCGCGTCTGGTCCATCAGTGCGACGCGCTTGGCGATGTTCTTCGCATAATCGCCGATGCGTTCGACCACCGACACGATCTTCAGCGCCGCAATCATTTCGCGGAGGTCGTCGGCCATTGGGGCGCGGAGCGCGATCGTCTGGACCGCGAGTTGTTCGACTTCGCTTTCGAGCGCGTCGATCTTCTTGTCGTCGCGCACGACCTGCGCCGCGAGTTCGAGGTCACCCATATTGAGCGCGGTCATCGCCTGGAGCAGCGCCTGTTCGGCGCGCCCGCCCATTTCGCTGATCAGTCCGCGCAGGCGGTTCAGATCCTCGTCGAAAGCCTTGACGGTATGATCGTTGACTACTGCCATCGTTCTTGTCCTTTTGCGCTGCGGCTTAACCGTAGCGGCCGGTGATATAATCCTTGGTGCGTTCCTGCTTCGGGTTGGTGAAGATGTCGGTCGTCTTGCCGTACTCTACCAACGTTCCGAGGTGGAAAAAGGCGGTGCGCTGCGACACGCGGGCCGCCTGCTGCATGTTATGCGTGACGATCACGATAGCATATTTACCGCGCAGTTCGTGGATCAGTTCCTCGATCTTCGCGGTCGCGATCGGGTCGAGCGCCGAGCAGGGCTCGTCCATCAGGATGACTTCGGGGTCGACCGCGATCGCGCGGGCGATGCACAGACGCTGCTGCTGGCCGCCCGACAAGGCGGTGCCGCTTTCCTGAAGGCGGTCCTTGACCTCGTCCCACAGGCCCGCACGCACCAGCGCACGCTCGACGATTACATCGAGGTCGGCCTTGTTCGGCGCGAGGCCGTGGATGCGCGGGCCATAGCCGACATTGTCATAGATCGACTTGGGGAAGGGGTTGGGTTTCTGGAACACCATGCCGACGCGGGCGCGGAGCTGCACGACGTCCATCGAGGGCGCATAAATGTCCTCGCCGTCGAGCTCGATCTGCCCCGTAACGCGCGCGCTGGCGACGGTGTCGTTCATGCGATTCAGCGAGCGCAGGAAGGTCGACTTGCCGCAGCCCGAGGGGCCGATGAAGGCGGTGACCAGGTCGGTGCCAACGTCGATAGACACGTCGTTGATCGCCTGTTTTTCGCCATAGAAGACGTTGACGCCGTGCGCCTTCATCTTGGGGTCGGCGATGGTAAGATCGTCTTGGGTCATGAAGGTCACCAGCGTTTTTCGAATTTGTTGCGAAGATAGATCGCAAAGGCGTTCATCGACAGCAGCACGATAAGCAGCACGATGATCGCGGCGGAGGTTTTCTCGACAAAGCCCCGGTCGACTTCGTCCGACCAGAGGAAAATCTGCATCGGCAACACGGTCGAGGGCGAGCAGATACCGCCCGGAACGTCGCCGATAAAGGCACGCATCCCGACGAGGAGCAGAGGTGCGGTCTCGCCCAGCGCGCGCGCCATGCCGATGATCGTGCCGGTGAGGATGCCGGGGAGGGCGAGCGGCAGGACATGGTGGAACACGACCTGTACCGGGCTGGCGCCGACGCCGAGCGCCGCGTCGCGGATCGACGGTGGCACCGATTTAATCGCGTTGCGGCTGGCGATCACGATCACCGGCATCGTCATCAGCGCGAGCGTCAGGCCGCCGACGAGCGGGCTTGCCTGACACAGCCCGAACCAGTTGATGAACACCGCGAGCGCGAGCAGGCCAAAGATGATCGAGGGCACCGCGGCAAGGTTGTTGATCGACACTTCGATAAGGTCGGTCCAGCGGTTCTTCGGCGCATATTCTTCAAGATAGAGCGCCGCGAGCACGCCGGTCGGGAAGGCGATGAGGAAGGCGATGAAGATCGTCAGCACCGAACCCTTGAGCGCGCCCCAGATGCCCGCAACCGCGGGGTCGGTGGCGTCGGCGTTCTTGAAGAAGGGCCAGTGGATGCCGGTCGACAGCTTGCCGTCCTTCTCCAACGCATCGACCTTCGCGCCGAGTGCGCCCTTCGCGCCTTCCTTGGCGGCGATGTCGACTTCGGACGAAGCGGGCAGCTCGAACACCGTCTTGGCGTTAAGCAGTTCGGGATCGTCCTTGATCGCGCTGCGCACTTCCTTCCACGCATTTTCGGAAATCAGCTTCGATCCGTCGGTCCCCAGCGCCTCGTCGGCGGCAAAGGCGACGATGTCGGCGAGCCCTGCATTCGCGATCACCTGATCGGCGTCGGCATCGCCGAGGCGCGAGGTATCGATCGTCAACGGCATCGCCTTGAAATCGACGGGCACCGCGACATGCGTATACATGAATCCACGCGCGCCGTTGCCGACCATCACGAAGAGCAGGAAGGCGAGGAAAGCGCCCGAGAGCAGCACCGCGCCCAGCCCCATCAGCTTGAAGCGGCGTTCGGCGGCGTAGCGCTTCGCGATGCGGGTCTGCATCACGGAGCCTTTCCAGTCGGTGGGGGCGGTCTGCCTATTCATAAGCTTCACGATACTTTTTGACGATGCGCAGCGCGACGATGTTGAGGAGCAGCGTAACGATGAAGAGGACGAGGCCGAGCGCGAAGGCGGCAAGCGTTTTCGCGCTGTCGAACTCCTGGTCGCCGGTGAGCAGCTTGACGATCTGTGCGGTCACCGTGGTGACGCTGGCAAAGGGGTTGGCGGTCATGTTGGCCGACAGCCCTGCGGCCATCACGACGATCATCGTCTCGCCGATCGCGCGGCTGACCGCGAGCAGGATGCCGCCCATCACGCCCGGAAGCGCGGCGGGGATCAGCACCTGGCGGATCGTCTCGTTCGGCGTTGCACCGAGAGCCAGCGATCCGTCGCGCATCGCCTGCGGTACCGCGTTGATGCTGTCGTCGGCCATCGAGGAGACGAAGGGGATGATCATCACACCCATCACGATACCCGCCGCAAGTGCGCTTTCGGTGCTTGCGTTGGGAATGCCGAGCATCACCGCAAATTCGCGCAGGGCCGGGGCGACGGTCAGCGCGGCGAAATAGCCGTAAACCACCGTCGGCACGCCGGCGAGAATCTCGAGCAGCGGCTTCACCCATTTGCGCACCGTCGGCGCGGCATATTGGGTAAGGTAGACTGCGGTCATCATGCCGATCGGAATGGCGACGATCATCGCGATGATTGCGCCGATCAGGATCGTACCCCAGAACAGCGGAATGCCGCCGAATGTGTCGGGCTGCGGCGCGCCGCTCGTCGGCGCCCATTCGGTGCCGAACAGCAATTCGGCGGGCGAGACGAGGCGGAAAAAGCGGATCGATTCGAACAGCAGCGACAGCACGATGCCAAAGGTCGTGAGGATCGCGACCAGCGACGCGAGCAGCAGGAACAGCATCACGATCTTTTCGACGCGGGTGCGTGCCCGGAAATCGGGTTTGATCCGCGTGAAGGCGTAAAGTCCGCCCGCCAGCGCCAGCGCCAGCATCGCGGCGATGCCGATCCACGCATATTTGTGGCTCGCGTCGGCGTAGGGCTTCACCAGCGGCGCGGCGGCGGGCAACCGCACCGCGGCCTGCTTGCCCTCGGCAACGCTGCGCGCGTCGGACAGGATTGCACCGCGCTCGAACCCGAACGACGGCAGCGATTGCGCCGCCTCGGTCGCGAGCACCTGGTTGGTGATCAGTGCGGGTGAGACCGACGACCAGACGGCAAGGAAAAGCGCGGCAGGGGCAAACAGCCACAGCGCGACATACCAGCCATGATATTGCGGGCGCGAATGGAGCTTTTCGCCGGCGCGGCCGGCCAGCAGGTTCGACCGCGCGCGGCCGGCCAGCCAGCCGATCAGCGCGAGACCCGCGATCAAAAGCAAAAGGGCGGCGGCGTTGAAGGTCACGCAGTCCTCATTAAATCATTCCCGTCATTGCGAGGAGCGAAGCGACGCGGCAATCCAGAGTTTGCGTATACCGCTCTGGATTGCTTCGCTTCGCTCGCAATGACGATCAAGAAAAGACGGTGGCCGGTAGGGAAAACCCGCCCGGCCACCAGCGGGAGGAAACTTACTTGAGCTCGGCGCCGTTCAGCGCGGTCATGCCCTTGCCATTCGCTGCCGCCGTCGCCGCGATGTCCTTCGGCGACACGATCAGGCCCTTGACGTTCAGATAACCGCCTTCGCCCGCGCCCTTCAGAAACTCGGCGACATATTCGGCGAGGCCGGGGACGACGCCGACATGCGCCTTCTTCACATAGATGAACAGCGGACGCGAACCGGGATAGCTGCCGTCGGCGATCGCGGCATAGGTCGGGGCGACGCCCTGAACCGGGACTG
This sequence is a window from Sphingopyxis sp. USTB-05. Protein-coding genes within it:
- the phoB gene encoding phosphate regulon transcriptional regulator PhoB, translating into MPQPDLLLIEDDEAIAELIVWHFAREGFSVRQTPDGEQALVLVEERVPDIVLLDWMIESLPGIEVCRRLRRNPKSANVPIIMLTARGEEEDRIRGLETGADDYVTKPFSPRELVARVSAVLRRLRPALAGEMLTYADIELDSVAHKVVRNSQIVAMGPTEFRLLRHFMEHPGRVFSRGQLLDSVWGQDSDIELRTVDVHIRRLRKAINLPGTSDIIRTVRSAGYALDAGKSI
- the phoU gene encoding phosphate signaling complex protein PhoU yields the protein MAVVNDHTVKAFDEDLNRLRGLISEMGGRAEQALLQAMTALNMGDLELAAQVVRDDKKIDALESEVEQLAVQTIALRAPMADDLREMIAALKIVSVVERIGDYAKNIAKRVALMDQTRSIEAIPLLMSMSNIVVELIHDALDSFAARDAELAVRVTVRDKNVDDFYNSIFRTLVTFMMENPKYISESAHLLFVAKNLERMGDHATNIAEMVYYVVTGDHMEERERGETPEGAASAEQEQG
- the pstB gene encoding phosphate ABC transporter ATP-binding protein PstB, with the translated sequence MTQDDLTIADPKMKAHGVNVFYGEKQAINDVSIDVGTDLVTAFIGPSGCGKSTFLRSLNRMNDTVASARVTGQIELDGEDIYAPSMDVVQLRARVGMVFQKPNPFPKSIYDNVGYGPRIHGLAPNKADLDVIVERALVRAGLWDEVKDRLQESGTALSGGQQQRLCIARAIAVDPEVILMDEPCSALDPIATAKIEELIHELRGKYAIVIVTHNMQQAARVSQRTAFFHLGTLVEYGKTTDIFTNPKQERTKDYITGRYG
- the pstA gene encoding phosphate ABC transporter permease PstA, which codes for MNRQTAPTDWKGSVMQTRIAKRYAAERRFKLMGLGAVLLSGAFLAFLLFVMVGNGARGFMYTHVAVPVDFKAMPLTIDTSRLGDADADQVIANAGLADIVAFAADEALGTDGSKLISENAWKEVRSAIKDDPELLNAKTVFELPASSEVDIAAKEGAKGALGAKVDALEKDGKLSTGIHWPFFKNADATDPAVAGIWGALKGSVLTIFIAFLIAFPTGVLAALYLEEYAPKNRWTDLIEVSINNLAAVPSIIFGLLALAVFINWFGLCQASPLVGGLTLALMTMPVIVIASRNAIKSVPPSIRDAALGVGASPVQVVFHHVLPLALPGILTGTIIGMARALGETAPLLLVGMRAFIGDVPGGICSPSTVLPMQIFLWSDEVDRGFVEKTSAAIIVLLIVLLSMNAFAIYLRNKFEKRW
- the pstC gene encoding phosphate ABC transporter permease subunit PstC translates to MTFNAAALLLLIAGLALIGWLAGRARSNLLAGRAGEKLHSRPQYHGWYVALWLFAPAALFLAVWSSVSPALITNQVLATEAAQSLPSFGFERGAILSDARSVAEGKQAAVRLPAAAPLVKPYADASHKYAWIGIAAMLALALAGGLYAFTRIKPDFRARTRVEKIVMLFLLLASLVAILTTFGIVLSLLFESIRFFRLVSPAELLFGTEWAPTSGAPQPDTFGGIPLFWGTILIGAIIAMIVAIPIGMMTAVYLTQYAAPTVRKWVKPLLEILAGVPTVVYGYFAALTVAPALREFAVMLGIPNASTESALAAGIVMGVMIIPFVSSMADDSINAVPQAMRDGSLALGATPNETIRQVLIPAALPGVMGGILLAVSRAIGETMIVVMAAGLSANMTANPFASVTTVTAQIVKLLTGDQEFDSAKTLAAFALGLVLFIVTLLLNIVALRIVKKYREAYE